A portion of the Rubritalea squalenifaciens DSM 18772 genome contains these proteins:
- a CDS encoding outer membrane protein, producing the protein MKNIILPLALGMTATAFAGESYSAKSAKEVIPPAPECSLQWFLGASAGYLTDADEEMYHLQFGVEKICPNKCSHALFLEVGFTELDDSVDFGPQVTSNLPDQPFGEYDLETQIVPITLNYKYECSLTQNLNWYIGAGAGIALVDMDIDSVETSDSESFDDEVFYAQAFAGLTYNFSESFEAFGGVRYIYMDDADLTGLSEIDDKGDIDGDVLVELGLRYNF; encoded by the coding sequence ATGAAAAACATCATCTTGCCTTTGGCTCTCGGTATGACCGCGACAGCGTTCGCCGGTGAGAGCTACTCAGCAAAATCCGCCAAGGAAGTCATCCCACCAGCACCTGAGTGCAGCCTTCAGTGGTTCCTCGGCGCCTCCGCAGGCTACCTCACAGATGCGGATGAAGAAATGTACCACCTTCAGTTCGGCGTAGAAAAGATCTGCCCTAACAAGTGCTCCCACGCTCTCTTCCTGGAAGTAGGCTTCACAGAGCTCGACGACTCCGTGGACTTCGGCCCACAGGTCACCTCCAACCTTCCTGACCAGCCATTCGGCGAGTACGACCTGGAGACCCAGATCGTGCCGATCACTCTCAACTACAAGTACGAGTGCTCCCTCACCCAGAACCTTAACTGGTACATCGGTGCAGGCGCAGGTATCGCCCTCGTGGACATGGACATCGACTCCGTGGAAACCAGCGACAGCGAGTCCTTCGACGACGAAGTTTTCTACGCCCAGGCATTCGCCGGCCTCACATACAACTTCAGTGAGTCCTTCGAAGCATTCGGCGGCGTACGCTACATCTACATGGATGACGCAGACCTCACCGGTCTCTCCGAAATCGACGACAAAGGCGACATCGACGGTGATGTCCTCGTCGAGCTCGGTCTCCGCTACAACTTCTAA
- a CDS encoding substrate-binding domain-containing protein: MKKLPIHSTLDLIMDALRDECAQGTWQDKLPGARVLAQHLGTSAPTVQKALARLAQEGVLVKPGARRAYQISPDWQQKGSKTKRSKQKTLLILTHMEADEIPDSSRHTLQLIKSRMLQKGWQVHSQVINFVHVKTPQKAWDQSIQADENTVILTLFGRPAIAEWAARHGHKIIFLGGIVDNIKVPLVAVNVSNLAQRAMDLLVSQGHSKIVLPLNDRTDSFKEKLRLITRQAVESAGGVYSQAYHNPESPYFMPEVVKGMVQTMTKGSLPTAIVCIDWKEMLAVQSCLCQAGLRIPQDVSLVLLFDQPDVEWFEPPLTRFRSPSEGLATAVCNYLLKGQLDESTISVPAEFIPGRSIAPARK; encoded by the coding sequence ATGAAAAAACTGCCCATCCACAGCACCCTGGACCTCATCATGGACGCCCTCCGGGACGAATGTGCCCAAGGCACCTGGCAGGACAAGCTCCCCGGCGCCCGCGTGCTGGCCCAGCACCTCGGCACCAGCGCCCCCACCGTGCAGAAAGCCCTGGCCCGGCTGGCCCAGGAAGGCGTGCTCGTCAAGCCCGGCGCCCGCCGCGCCTACCAGATCTCCCCGGACTGGCAGCAAAAGGGCAGCAAGACCAAGCGCTCCAAGCAAAAGACCCTCCTCATCCTCACCCACATGGAGGCGGACGAGATCCCGGACTCCTCCCGCCACACCCTCCAGCTCATCAAGTCCAGGATGCTGCAGAAAGGCTGGCAGGTGCACTCCCAGGTCATCAACTTCGTCCACGTCAAGACCCCCCAGAAAGCCTGGGACCAGTCCATCCAGGCAGACGAAAACACCGTCATCCTCACCCTCTTCGGCAGGCCTGCCATCGCCGAGTGGGCCGCGCGCCACGGCCACAAGATCATCTTCCTCGGCGGCATCGTGGATAACATCAAAGTCCCGCTCGTCGCCGTCAATGTCTCCAACCTCGCCCAGCGCGCCATGGACCTGCTCGTCTCCCAGGGTCACTCAAAGATCGTCCTGCCGCTCAATGACCGCACGGACAGCTTCAAAGAAAAACTCCGCCTCATCACCCGCCAGGCCGTGGAGTCCGCCGGCGGCGTCTACAGCCAGGCCTACCACAACCCCGAGAGCCCCTATTTCATGCCGGAAGTCGTCAAAGGCATGGTCCAGACCATGACCAAAGGCAGCCTCCCCACCGCCATCGTCTGCATCGACTGGAAGGAAATGCTCGCCGTGCAGAGCTGCCTCTGCCAGGCCGGCCTCCGCATCCCGCAGGACGTCTCCCTCGTCCTGCTCTTCGACCAGCCGGACGTCGAGTGGTTCGAGCCCCCGCTCACCCGCTTCCGCTCACCCTCCGAAGGCCTCGCCACCGCCGTCTGCAACTACCTGCTCAAAGGCCAGCTGGATGAATCCACCATCAGCGTCCCCGCTGAGTTCATCCCCGGCCGGTCGATCGCGCCTGCTAGGAAGTGA
- a CDS encoding PEP-CTERM sorting domain-containing protein: MKNQLLQAGVLLATTGLLQAASLSFDFEAQDLSATTSGSGFSVTDLAETGLGSNSIYGDFTTTTMVRAYVPGQITNGSSPASSAADYVQFGLTAGADGIDFSGASFSTTVGGFTSAGSGGAMGIFVNVYYSLDNGANWSSALGSTLSINQAAYTNPGNASGEFGFDGALGFDESHASDSYDLSSLGTLASGEEVLFRIAINDNSGSNVNLTSGNNVKGVYLDDISVSDFTASAVPEPGTSTLLFSFGALALMRRRR, encoded by the coding sequence ATGAAAAACCAACTACTCCAGGCGGGCGTACTGCTCGCGACGACAGGGCTGCTGCAGGCTGCCTCATTGAGCTTCGACTTCGAGGCGCAGGATCTTTCGGCTACGACTTCAGGTAGCGGATTCAGCGTGACTGATCTCGCAGAGACAGGACTCGGCAGCAACTCCATTTACGGAGACTTCACCACCACCACGATGGTGCGTGCCTATGTGCCGGGTCAGATAACGAACGGCAGCAGCCCGGCCTCTAGTGCGGCTGACTACGTGCAGTTCGGCCTGACTGCCGGTGCAGACGGGATCGATTTCAGCGGCGCGTCTTTCTCTACGACAGTGGGTGGCTTCACGAGTGCTGGCTCCGGCGGGGCGATGGGTATTTTTGTGAATGTCTACTACAGCCTGGACAACGGTGCCAACTGGAGTTCCGCACTGGGCAGCACGCTTTCTATCAATCAGGCCGCGTACACCAACCCGGGCAATGCCAGCGGCGAGTTCGGCTTTGATGGTGCACTGGGCTTCGATGAGAGCCACGCCTCTGACAGCTATGACTTGTCCTCCCTGGGCACGCTGGCCAGTGGCGAAGAGGTGCTTTTCCGCATCGCCATCAATGACAACTCAGGCTCCAACGTGAACCTGACGAGTGGCAACAACGTGAAAGGCGTGTACCTGGATGACATCAGTGTCTCAGATTTCACCGCGTCTGCCGTGCCTGAGCCGGGCACCAGCACGCTTCTGTTTTCCTTCGGTGCGCTCGCGCTGATGCGCCGCCGCCGCTAA
- a CDS encoding substrate-binding domain-containing protein produces MAAPKFQHHTKPTLLARQIQQDILRGQWVDTLPGYRQLAAHYDSSHRTTMAAIHLLESQGVLSGQTPGRRRRIIPTSSHRPQLQKLLILLEHHSELNLDSREFIHGISEYWKNRGGHVEWKEAPMRRTRNAKSSVQRLIREHQPLAIMVFGGTIGWLSELVATGIPVFCDGGETTLLKDQICATGYSIEKAASTLLTKLRQMGHTRILFPYYGKHDDLLGYLRDGYTTSLGDLYSQSEIEAFTPVFAELVPEVWLSYWRTHLSKTQPTAVICHTQQSLLSLYGFCSMAGIRTPQDLSVSVLGYEPRFEWLWPKPHGYSFPTRKAIRLFQRWVENGFPRGIFKNYPLEEVPGDSLRLGE; encoded by the coding sequence ATGGCCGCCCCCAAGTTCCAGCACCACACCAAGCCCACTCTCCTGGCCCGCCAGATCCAGCAGGACATCCTGCGCGGACAATGGGTGGACACCCTTCCCGGCTACCGCCAGCTTGCCGCCCACTATGACAGCAGCCACCGCACGACCATGGCCGCCATCCACTTACTGGAATCCCAGGGCGTCCTCTCTGGCCAGACCCCGGGCAGACGCCGCCGGATCATCCCCACCAGCTCTCATAGACCGCAGCTGCAGAAGCTGCTCATACTCCTGGAGCACCATAGCGAACTGAATCTTGATTCCCGGGAGTTCATCCACGGCATCAGCGAGTACTGGAAGAACCGCGGCGGACACGTGGAATGGAAGGAAGCCCCCATGCGCCGCACCAGAAATGCGAAATCCTCAGTCCAGCGCCTAATCCGGGAGCACCAGCCGCTCGCCATCATGGTCTTTGGGGGAACCATCGGCTGGCTCAGCGAGCTGGTGGCCACCGGCATCCCCGTCTTCTGTGATGGCGGCGAGACCACTCTGCTCAAGGATCAGATTTGCGCCACGGGCTACTCCATCGAGAAGGCCGCCTCCACCCTGCTCACCAAGCTCCGGCAGATGGGCCACACCCGTATCCTCTTCCCCTACTACGGGAAGCACGACGATCTACTCGGCTACCTGAGAGACGGCTACACCACCAGCCTGGGAGACCTTTACAGCCAGTCGGAAATCGAAGCCTTCACCCCGGTCTTTGCGGAGCTCGTGCCCGAGGTCTGGCTCAGCTACTGGCGCACCCATCTCAGCAAGACCCAACCCACCGCCGTGATCTGTCACACCCAGCAATCCCTGCTCTCCCTCTATGGTTTCTGCAGCATGGCCGGCATCCGCACCCCGCAGGATCTCTCGGTCTCCGTGCTCGGCTACGAGCCCCGCTTCGAATGGCTCTGGCCAAAGCCCCACGGCTACTCCTTCCCCACCCGGAAAGCCATCCGCCTCTTCCAGCGCTGGGTGGAAAACGGCTTCCCCAGAGGCATCTTCAAAAACTATCCTCTCGAGGAAGTCCCAGGCGACTCGCTACGCCTAGGTGAGTAA
- a CDS encoding PEP-CTERM sorting domain-containing protein: protein MKKTILITILSGVVASGAQAAVLYDQYSTGGGLWTVDTDAAVDTFTNNFDNGGWNGTRYWYGMAGGSLQTTITESVEFAAVAGSEFDLSSITWNNYIFGQTAGTAEVDVEAFVNGNSLGTQTFNAFGSQTWDASGLDNVSSVTVSFEITETGSGAVSFFELGPNNAAGNGLLIEGSVVTVAVPEPSSTALIGLAGVGFLLRRRR from the coding sequence ATGAAAAAAACAATACTCATAACAATCCTCTCTGGTGTAGTGGCCAGCGGCGCACAGGCCGCAGTGCTCTATGACCAGTACTCCACCGGTGGTGGACTGTGGACTGTGGATACAGATGCCGCGGTAGACACCTTCACAAATAACTTTGATAACGGCGGCTGGAATGGAACCCGTTACTGGTACGGCATGGCTGGAGGCAGCCTGCAGACCACGATCACTGAGTCCGTGGAGTTCGCGGCCGTGGCCGGCTCTGAGTTCGACCTGAGCAGCATCACCTGGAACAACTATATCTTCGGCCAGACTGCTGGAACCGCTGAGGTGGATGTGGAAGCCTTCGTGAACGGCAATTCCCTCGGCACCCAGACATTCAACGCCTTCGGCTCCCAGACCTGGGATGCCAGCGGGCTGGACAACGTAAGCTCCGTGACCGTGAGCTTCGAAATCACCGAGACTGGTAGTGGTGCGGTGAGCTTCTTTGAACTGGGGCCAAACAATGCCGCAGGCAACGGTCTCTTGATCGAGGGTAGCGTGGTTACCGTGGCGGTACCAGAGCCATCCAGCACAGCATTGATCGGTCTTGCCGGCGTAGGTTTTCTCCTGCGCCGCAGAAGATAA
- a CDS encoding lipoyl domain-containing protein, with protein sequence METKLAENRRLLRRPDLLENKLQETQKMIKRTYWIVGFMFLNLVFSLWIGGGDRVGILLSVSLLGILIMLQSFMSERERLLLMLAMQEEGSSQEKGEREKLTVEKSCVADSEEAKAQTGEDVVLPDLGTGEKTYKLVRWTVNDGDEVKIGQNIAFIETDKATLDLESFANGTLRILQEEGTEAAFGTVIGRIE encoded by the coding sequence ATGGAAACGAAGCTGGCGGAGAACCGCCGGTTGCTACGTAGGCCGGACCTGCTGGAGAACAAACTGCAGGAGACCCAGAAGATGATCAAGCGCACGTACTGGATCGTAGGGTTCATGTTCCTCAACCTGGTGTTCTCACTGTGGATCGGCGGAGGTGATAGAGTGGGGATCCTGCTATCCGTCAGTTTGTTAGGTATCTTGATCATGCTTCAGTCTTTCATGTCAGAGCGTGAACGCCTTCTCCTCATGCTGGCGATGCAGGAGGAGGGGAGTTCTCAGGAAAAAGGAGAAAGGGAAAAGCTAACAGTGGAGAAATCGTGTGTGGCAGACAGTGAGGAGGCTAAGGCGCAGACTGGAGAGGATGTTGTTTTACCGGATCTGGGAACGGGAGAGAAGACCTATAAGCTGGTACGCTGGACGGTGAATGATGGCGACGAGGTGAAAATAGGGCAGAACATTGCCTTCATTGAGACGGACAAGGCGACATTAGATCTGGAATCCTTTGCCAATGGCACGCTACGCATCCTGCAAGAGGAAGGCACCGAAGCTGCGTTTGGCACGGTTATCGGGAGGATCGAATAG
- a CDS encoding zf-TFIIB domain-containing protein — protein sequence MNCPKCMTPLTIGSRNDVEIDYCQKCRGIWLDAGELDKILDRSGRHQVHRDGQHEDDRKESWWERVIDIFD from the coding sequence ATGAATTGCCCGAAATGCATGACCCCTTTGACGATAGGCTCCCGCAATGATGTGGAGATCGACTACTGCCAGAAGTGCCGTGGTATCTGGCTGGATGCCGGTGAGTTAGACAAGATCCTGGACCGCTCCGGCCGCCATCAGGTCCACCGCGACGGCCAGCACGAAGACGACCGCAAGGAAAGCTGGTGGGAGCGCGTGATCGATATCTTCGATTAA